A window of the Drosophila simulans strain w501 chromosome 2L, Prin_Dsim_3.1, whole genome shotgun sequence genome harbors these coding sequences:
- the LOC6730810 gene encoding protein cornichon homolog 4 codes for MFLPETATFCITLLVYGAILLLLIYYVLTLADLECDYLNAQECCRRLNFWVIPKFGSHALLCVLLLLGGHWVMFLLNLPMVIWLFYELHRQRRDSLGVYDPVDIHSRGLLKVHLRNCMIYLGYYFVMFFVGLYCLISSLIKGDPIKRYEDDEIVTDF; via the exons ATGTTTCTGCCCGAAACAGCCACCTTCTGTATCACCCTGTTGGTCTACGGAGCAATTCTCCTACTCCTGATTTACTAT GTCCTGACACTGGCTGACCTGGAGTGTGACTATCTTAATGCCCAGGAGTGCTGCCGACGCCTCAACTTCTGGGTAATACCCAAGTTCGGATCCCACGCCCTGCTCTGTGTCCTTTTGCTACTCGGAGGCCACTGGGTGATGTTCCTCCTGAACCTGCCGATGGTTATTTGGCTGTTCTACGAGCTGCATCGCCAGCGGCGCGATAGCCTGGGTGTCTACGATCCGGTGGACATACACAGTCGGGGATTGCTGAAGGTCCACCTGAGAAATTGTATGATTTATCTGGGCTACTACTTCGTTATGTTCTTCGTGGGGTTGTACTG CCTTATTTCGTCACTAATCAAGGGAGATCCCATCAAGCGTTATGAGGACGACGAAATAGTAACGGATTTCTGA
- the LOC6730812 gene encoding uncharacterized protein LOC6730812, with translation MDKHEPTLLPFIMDMLSREPQMCSSVDDLVENIKDVMLEEHVRAFGSLKRAVEFALELGVNLGIISLAARKVRIPPTYRRCTHKTKVPVSNRIPVRLGRQLVKQRMAMISATKLAAKKRSGGRLKRAKKTAGVAPKK, from the exons ATGGATAAACATGAACCTACGTTGCTGCCGTTTATTATGGACATGCTAAGTCGCGAGCCGCAAATGT GCTCTTCTGTGGACGACTTGGTTGAGAACATCAAGGACGTTATGCTCGAGGAGCACGTCAGAGCCTTCGGGAGCCTCAAGCGTGCGGTGGAGTTTGCCCTGGAGTTGGGCGTCAACCTGGGCATCATCTCGCTGGCCGCTAGGAAGGTCCGCATTCCCCCTACTTATCGCAGATGTACACACAAGACTAAGGTGCCCGTGAGCAACAGGATCCCTGTCCGCTTGGGACGCCAGCTGGTCAAGCAGCGGATGGCGATGATCTCGGCAACCAAGCTGGCGGCCAAGAAGCGGTCAGGAGGACGCCTAAAAAGGGCCAAGAAGACTGCTGGGGTAGCGCCAAAGAAGTAA
- the LOC6730811 gene encoding reticulon-4-interacting protein 1 homolog, mitochondrial, which produces MTAVGVNSILCLRQLVRLNRRQFSARAESVLSGSQTNDPAAPPPTSKSADKMRGWQLHNYGDIDELQLSDMLKIPQIRSSNECLVRIRATAVNPIDLAMLRGYGATVLNKMRCQPGDGIEFPLILGREFCGELVQTGMGVSLPLGSRVWGVVPLQATIGSHAEYVAVPSYCLAPAPKELDDSEAASVLYAGLTAWSGLYITGGLGGPCGATTASGGGAHKRVLVLGGSGGVGTLAIQILKSQKVQVLATCSENAIEMVRNLGADLVVDYNNPQAMEELCKYAPYDIVLDCAGQGGQKAAESKFDFRQYITFSSPLLANIDKQGLGVGALKNVFDLFQTNVRSVTQRGGLVKWGFFSPAPQGIQFLQKLVEQRKLMPLIDSSYGFSELPKAFEKMKSGHLRGKIVVKLREETGD; this is translated from the exons ATGACGGCAGTCGGCGTTAATTCGATCCTCTGCCTGAGGCAGTTAGTCCGCCTAAACAGACGGCAGTTTTCAGCCCGTGCGGAATCCGTGCTTTCCGGCTCACAAACAAATGACCCGGCAGCGCCACCACCGACATCGAAATCCGCGGACAAAATGCGCGGATGGCAGCTGCATAACTACGGCGATATAGACGAGCTGCAGCTCTCTGACATGCTAAAGATACCCCAGATCCGTAGTTCCAACGAGTGTTTGGTACGCATCAGGGCGACGGCAGTAAACCCCATCGACCTGGCTATGCTCCGTGGTTACGGGGCCACAGTGCTAAACAAGATGCGCTGCCAGCCTGGCGACGGCATCGAGTTTCCACTTATCTTGGGCCGCGAGTTCTGCGGTGAGCTGGTGCAGACGGGAATGGGTGTTTCGCTGCCTCTGGGATCGCGCGTCTGGGGAGTGGTACCCCTACAGGCCACCATTGGCTCGCATGCGGAGTACGTAGCTGTTCCTTCATACTGT CTTGCTCCTGCACCCAAAGAACTGGATGACAGCGAGGCCGCCAGTGTGTTGTATGCCGGATTGACGGCTTGGTCGGGTCTGTACATAACCGGAGGCCTTGGTGGTCCTTGTGGAGCCACAACTGCTTCCGGTGGAGGTGCCCACAAGCGGGTCCTAGTCCTTGGCGGCTCCGGTGGCGTTGGCACATTGGCAATACAAATCCTCAAGTCCCAGAAAGTACAAGTTTTGGCAACCTGCAGCGAAAATGCCATTGAAATGGTTCGCAATCTGGGAGCCGATTTAGTGGTCGACTACAACAACCCGCAGGCCATGGAGGAGCTGTGCAAATACGCACCCTATGACATTGTGCTGGACTGCGCTGGACAAGGAGGTCAGAAGGCTGCGGAATCGAAGTTTGACTTTCGCCAGTACATCACCTTCTCATCTCCGTTGCTGGCCAACATCGACAAACAGGGACTGGGAGTGGGAGCGCTTAAGAATGTGTTCGATCTTTTCCAGACCAACGTAAGGTCCGTCACGCAGCGCGGAGGCCTTGTCAAATGGGGCTTCTTTAGTCCCGCCCCCCAGGGAATTCAATTCCTACAGAAACTAGTGGAGCAGCGAAAG CTGATGCCGCTGATCGATAGCAGCTACGGTTTCAGTGAGCTGCCAAAGGCCTTTGAGAAGATGAAATCCGGGCACCTCCGGGGCAAAATTGTGGTGAAGCTGCGAGAGGAAACTGGCGACTAG
- the LOC6730816 gene encoding fatty acid synthase has translation MPSRKKAQADSAAGEDGDIVISGLSGKLPESSNIEEFKYNLLNGIDMVTDEPRRWEAGIYGLPERMAKMKDSDLEKFDDKFFSVHQKQAELMDPCMRMLLELTHEAIIDAGINPAQLRGSRTGVYIGLSFVETEHEIPNMEPSSINGYCLTGCARAMFANRISYTFDFKGPSFIVDTACSSSLVALNHAFADMRAGRCDYALVAGVNLILKPIFALQFLRLGIVSHDGACKTFDAAANGYARADTCAVVLLQRRKEAKRVYASILNVRTNTDGFKEQGVTFPDGRMQQALLEETYSEIGLNPDEVVYVEAHGSGTPVGDDQEANMLSNFFCRPSRPTPLLIGSVKSNMGHAEPASGVSALAKMIIAMEEGIIPKNLHYRTPNPSVPALVEGKLKVVDRNLPWQGGIVGLNSFGFGGANAHVVLKSHTKAKEPKACPKAGEAEQSLRLVTCSGRTEDAVHQLLKVATEQRHDQELLTLINDIHSHPIPLHPFRGYAVLGTSGCVKEEVLPYEEEERPIWFVYAGMGSQWASMAKDLMQLEVFRNSIQHCAEVLAQVDFDLIDVLTRSTERTFDNMLYSFVSVSAVQVALTDLLRVLDIRPDGIIGHSAGELGAAYMDGCLTAEQTVLAAYWRGRSVLDTPDLPRGKMAAVGLSWEQIGSQIPKDCYPVCHNSDDNCTVSGPPASMDAMIEDLTAKGIFVREVGSGGYAFHSPYIEGAAPMLRSSLERLITEPKKKSIRWLSTSVKEAEWESDKNHLASAGYFINNLISPVLFHQAVKRIPQNALIVEIAPHGLFRAILRSLSPQISYVSLMQRGHANNFEFLLSQLGRLYAAGGQPQILKIFPSIPYPVSRGTPMLGSLVGWDHSQKWNYPKFKGGRQAGQLSVELDLGKEDNAYLAGHTIDGRVLFPATGYMTLAWMSMAQQQGLDYLRTPVLFEDVVFHRATILSVGTVVKLTLSFFPGSSSFEICEGTSLVASGKIRLVSNVQQEQLQLSSLPGIAGSNKLSTKDIYKELRLRGYDYTGVFQGILESDISAVTGQLQWADNWISFMDTMLQFRILSNDIRELYVPTGIERALIDPLKHLELAKKHQQKLTVNWHRNISVVKCGGVEIHKMKTAQTQRRSGGQSPPSLERYRFWPHYQHLGQREEQEKSRSTALAVAIQLIIENSGGAVKLKGVELAGSRSTLDALSAVHLLELIEREPILVGDMAVVTSSSNESELGEQLKEHGIRVIAKDITAGAVEQQCHFVYSVNMLAQNSVKDLQHCLDSLKTDSGFLLLEEAASRYNIIGKEKLNKLMLVPVLEQFFGTDRVLVLVRKLSKVQSSQALTLHLTNKQFKWVNELKNSFAKAQAEEKNLYLVAQGDPNSGALGLMNCLKREAGGHFLRLYLILDEGVPQFSLDDPFYAAQLAKDMVINVYRNGSWGSYRHLKMESRAPMLPVEQAYVNTLVKGDLSSLRWIESPRSSPIQSQLEPCTVYYAPLNFRDVMLASGKLGVDALPGDLAYQDCVLGLEFAGRDSCGRRVMAMVTAKSLATNCLANRNLLWEVPSKWTMEQASTVPCVYATVYYALVVRGQMKEGEKILIHAGSGGVGQAAISVALAHGLTVFTTVGSKEKREFLLKRFPKLKAKNIGNSRDTSFEQLIMSETHGNGVELVLNSLSEEKLQASIRCLALNGRFLEIGKFDLSNNTPLGMSVFLKNTSFHGILLDSVMEGEEDMQLMVAKLVAEGIKSGAVQPLPTTVFAEQEIEKAFRFMASGKHIGKVVIKVRLEEEQQAALPRLRQIQAIPRSYMHPEKSYILVGGLGGFGLELANWLVSRGARFLVLSSRSGVKSGYQALMIRRWHDRGVQVQIDTNDVTTAVGCQRLLEVSNKLALVGGIFNLAAVLRDGLIEDQSPKNFEKVSAPKLMATIHLDKISREICPALEYFVCFSSLSCGRGNMGQTNYGLANSTMERICEQRQEYGYPGTAIQWGAIGDTGLIIEHMGNNETVVGGTLPQRMNSCLETLDLFLQQPHPVMASMVVAEKRKTEQANRLSLIATIANIMGLRDVKSVSDKTTLFDLGMDSLMSTEIKQTLERHFDLVLSAQEIRQLTFSALRQIDAQEPPSASVSSPSASSNLSRIKEEACVEVQPQSDETRKVFAKEVLPQEVMVRLRSKAPVASEDPAVFFLAPIEGFTIAVEALAASLTCPAYGLQCTEQVPLDSIEACAAYYLRQIQKLQPLGPYHIVGYSYGCLLAHAIAVALEQRRFGVKVIMLDGAPTMASGYVQEAKKQTDDLNRQQSMTLAYFGALLADVDYNQLLQLLDGVQSWPSKLDKLADTLAGYTQQTREVIKKAACMFKQKLLLSESYKGAKQLHSDVVLIKSAEHNAIMAQDYGLKEICSAQIDMHVVEGTHRTFLKEPHTLQIIERVLRKRP, from the exons ATGCCGAGCAGGAAGAAAGCCCAGGCGGATTCGGCCGCTGGTGAGGATGGGGACATTGTGATCTCGGGACTTTCCGGGAAGCTGCCGGAGAGCAGCAACATCGAGGAGTTCAAGTACAACCTGCTCAATGGCATCGACATGGTCACAGATGAGCCGCGCCGTTGGGAGGCAG GCATCTATGGACTTCCCGAGCgtatggccaaaatgaaagaCTCCGATCTGGAGAAGTTCGACGACAAGTTCTTCAGCGTCCACCAGAAGCAGGCGGAGCTGATGGACCCCTGCATGCGGATGCTGCTGGAGCTGACCCACGAGGCGATCATCGATGCAGGCATCAATCCCGCACAGCTGCGCGGCAGCCGGACGGGCGTTTACATAGGCCTGTCCTTTGTGGAGACGGAGCACGAGATCCCCAACATGGAGCCGAGCAGTATCAACGGCTACTGCCTGACGGGCTGTGCGCGTGCCATGTTCGCCAATCGCATCTCCTACACGTTCGACTTCAAGGGGCCCAGCTTCATCGTGGACACCGCCTGCTCCAGCTCGCTGGTGGCACTCAACCACGCCTTCGCGGACATGCGGGCGGGTCGCTGTGATTACGCCCTGGTGGCGGGTGTGAATCTCATCCTAAAACCCATCTTTGCCCTCCAGTTCCTCAGGCTGGGTATCGTGAGCCACGACGGCGCCTGCAAGACCTTCGATGCGGCGGCCAACGGCTATGCCCGGGCGGACACCTGCGCCGTTGTGCTGCTCCAGAGGCGTAAGGAGGCCAAGCGGGTGTACGCCAGCATCCTGAATGTGCGCACCAATACGGACGGATTCAAGGAGCAGGGCGTTACCTTCCCAGACGGCCGCATGCAGCAGGCCCTGCTGGAGGAGACCTACAGCGAGATCGGCCTCAATCCGGACGAGGTGGTCTACGTGGAGGCACACGGCAGCGGCACACCGGTGGGCGATGACCAGGAAGCCAACATGCTGAGCAACTTCTTCTGCCGCCCCTCGCGACCCACTCCGCTGCTCATTGGCTCAGTGAAGTCGAATATGGGCCACGCGGAGCCAGCCTCGGGAGTGAGTGCCCTGGCCAAGATGATCATCGCCATGGAGGAGGGCATTATTCCGAAGAATCTGCACTATCGCACGCCCAATCCTTCGGTTCCGGCTCTGGTCGAGGGTAAGCTTAAGGTGGTGGATCGCAATCTTCCCTGGCAGGGTGGCATTGTGGGTCTAAACTCCTTCGGCTTTGGAGGAGCCAATGCCCATGTGGTACTAAAGTCCCACACTAAAGCCAAAGAGCCTAAGGCATGCCCGAAGGCTGGGGAAGCCGAACAGTCCCTGAGGCTAGTTACCTGTTCCGGCCGCACGGAGGATGCAGTGCATCAGTTGCTGAAAGTGGCCACCGAGCAGAGGCACGATCAGGAGCTGCTGACCCTTATCAATGACATCCACTCGCATCCTATTCCCCTGCATCCGTTCAGGGGATACGCAGTCCTCGGAACCAGCGGGTGCGTTAAGGAGGAGGTGCTGCCctacgaggaggaggagcgacCCATCTGGTTCGTCTACGCCGGCATGGGCAGTCAATGGGCCAGCATGGCCAAGGATCTCATGCAGCTGGAGGTGTTCCGGAACTCCATACAGCACTGCGCCGAG GTTCTGGCCCAGGTGGACTTTGATCTTATAGACGTGCTTACCCGTTCCACTGAGCGGACCTTTGACAACATGCTGTACTCCTTCGTCTCCGTGTCCGCCGTGCAGGTGGCTTTGACGGATCTTCTTCGGGTGCTGGACATACGGCCAGATGGAATCATTGGCCATTCGGCTGGTGAGCTGGGGGCAGCCTACATGGACGGATGTCTAACGGCGGAGCAAACAGTGCTGGCCGCCTACTGGCGCGGCAGGAGCGTCCTGGACACTCCGGACTTGCCGCGCGGAAAGATGGCTGCTGTAGGTTTGAGCTGGGAGCAGATCGGATCACAGATCCCTAAGGATTGCTATCCGGTGTGTCACAACAGTGATGACAATTGCACGGTATCTGGGCCACCGGCATCCATGGACGCGATGATAGAGGACCTCACGGCAAAGGGAATTTTCGTGAGGGAGGTTGGCTCTGGAGGCTATGCCTTCCACAGTCCGTACATTGAAGGAGCGGCTCCCATGCTGCGTAGCAGTCTGGAGCGACTGATCACGGAGCCCAAGAAGAAGAGTATTCGATGGCTTAGTACTAGTGTGAAAGAAGCGGAGTGGGAGTCGGATAAGAACCACCTGGCATCGGCTGGCTACTTTATAAACAACCTCATATCCCCCGTGCTCTTTCACCAAGCCGTCAAGCGGATTCCCCAAAACGCTCTCATCGTGGAGATCGCACCCCATGGACTTTTCAGGGCGATTCTCCGATCCTTAAGTCCGCAGATTAGCTATGTGAGTCTGATGCAGCGAGGTCATGCCAATAACTTTGAGTTCTTGCTGAGCCAGTTGGGCAGACTCTACGCTGCCGGAGGGCAGCCGCAGATCCTGAAGATCTTCCCTTCGATCCCCTATCCCGTTTCACGTGGCACTCCCATGCTGGGCTCCTTGGTGGGCTGGGATCACTCACAGAAATGGAACTATCCCAAGTTCAAGGGCGGCCGACAGGCGGGACAGCTCAGTGTGGAGCTGGATTTGGGCAAGGAGGATAACGCCTATCTAGCGGGGCACACGATCGACGGCAGAGTCTTGTTCCCGGCAACCGGCTACATGACCCTGGCCTGGATGAGTATGGCCCAACAGCAGGGGTTGGATTACTTGCGCACGCCCGTGCTATTCGAGGATGTGGTCTTCCATCGGGCCACGATCCTCAGCGTGGGCACTGTGGTAAAACTAACACTCAGCTTCTTTCCGGGCAGCAGCTCCTTTGAAATCTGTGAAGGCACCAGCCTGGTGGCATCTGGCAAGATCCGTCTGGTGAGCAAtgtgcagcaggagcagcttcAGCTGTCATCTCTACCGGGAATAGCCGGCTCGAACAAACTGAGCACCAAGGACATTTACAAGGAGCTAAGACTTAGAGGCTACGACTACACTGGTGTTTTCCAGGGCATTTTGGAGTCGGATATTTCGGCGGTGACGGGTCAGCTGCAGTGGGCGGACAATTGGATCAGTTTTATGGACACCATGCTGCAGTTTCGCATCCTAAGCAATGATATCCGAGAACTGTACGTGCCCACGGGAATAGAGAGGGCGCTGATAGACCCTCTCAAGCACCTGGAGCTGGCTAAGAAGCACCAACAGAAGCTAACTGTCAACTGGCATCGCAACATTTCCGTAGTCAAGTGCGGTGGAGTGGAGATACACAAGATGAAGACCGCCCAGACCCAGAGGCGTTCTGGTGGCCAATCTCCACCCAGCTTGGAGCGCTATAGATTCTGGCCTCATTACCAGCACTTGGGTCAGCGGGAGGAGCAGGAAAAGTCAAGGAGCACAGCTCTAGCGGTGGCCATTCAATTGATCATCGAGAACAGCGGTGGAGCTGTAAAGCTCAAGGGCGTTGAACTGGCTGGATCCCGGTCCACTTTGGATGCGCTGAGTGCTGTCCACCTTCTCGAGCTGATCGAAAGGGAACCGATTCTGGTGGGTGACATGGCGGTGGTTACCAGCTCCTCCAATGAATCCGAACTGGGTGAGCAGCTCAAGGAGCACGGTATTCGGGTGATAGCCAAGGATATCACAGCTGGTGCAGTGGAGCAGCAATGCCATTTCGTATACTCTGTGAATATGCTAGCCCAGAACTCTGTCAAGGATCTGCAGCACTGCTTGGATAGTCTCAAGACCGATTCGGGATTCCTGCTCCTGGAGGAAGCAGCCAGCCGGTATAACATTATAGGAAAGGAGAAGTTGAACAAACTTATGCTGGTTCCCGTTTTGGAGCAGTTCTTCGGTACAGACCGAGTGCTTGTCCTGGTCAGAAAACTATCGAAGGTGCAGTCCAGCCAAGCCCTGACCCTTCACCTCACCAATAAACAGTTCAAGTGGGTCAACGAGCTAAAGAACTCTTTTGCCAAGGCCCAAGCTGAAGAGAAGAACCTCTACTTGGTGGCCCAGGGTGATCCCAATTCAGGAGCTCTGGGCTTGATGAACTGCCTGAAGAGGGAAGCTGGAGGGCATTTCCTACGGCTATACCTTATTCTGGATGAAGGTGTGCCCCAGTTCTCCCTGGACGATCCCTTCTACGCCGCACAGTTGGCCAAGGATATGGTCATCAATGTGTACAGGAATGGAAGCTGGGGTAGCTACCGTCACCTGAAGATGGAATCCCGCGCGCCCATGCTGCCAGTGGAGCAGGCGTATGTAAACACCCTGGTCAAGGGGGATCTCTCATCACTTCGCTGGATCGAGAGTCCTCGTTCCAGTCCCATCCAGTCGCAATTGGAGCCCTGCACCGTTTACTATGCTCCGCTCAATTTCCGGGATGTAATGTTGGCCTCCGGTAAACTGGGAGTGGATGCTCTGCCTGGGGATTTGGCCTACCAGGACTGCGTTCTTGGTCTGGAATTCGCAGGCAGGGATTCGTGTGGCCGTCGTGTAATGGCAATGGTTACTGCCAAATCTTTGGCCACCAACTGCTTGGCCAACAGGAATCTCCTCTGGGAAGTCCCATCTAAGTGGACCATGGAGCAGGCTTCGACCGTTCCGTGTGTTTATGCCACCGTTTATTACGCTTTGGTGGTCAGGGGTCAAATGAAGGAGGGTGAAAAGATCCTCATCCACGCCGGCTCTGGAGGAGTTGGTCAGGCGGCAATTTCGGTGGCTCTGGCTCACGGACTGACTGTCTTCACCACTGTGGGCAGCAAGGAGAAGCGGGAGTTCCTGCTGAAGCGATTCCCCAAGCTGAAGGCTAAGAATATTGGCAATTCGCGAGACACCTCCTTCGAGCAATTAATCATGAGCGAAACCCACGGAAATGGAGTGGAACTTGTGCTGAACTCTCTCTCCGAGGAGAAGCTGCAAGCCTCCATCCGCTGTCTGGCTCTGAATGGCCGCTTCCTGGAGATCGGCAAGTTTGACTTGAGCAACAACACTCCGTTAGGGATGTCGGTGTTCCTCAAGAACACCTCCTTCCACGGAATCCTTCTGGACAGCGTGATGGAAGGGGAGGAGGACATGCAGCTAATGGTGGCCAAGTTGGTGGCGGAGGGTATCAAGAGTGGAGCAGTGCAGCCGCTGCCTACCACAGTCTTTGCAGAGCAGGAGATCGAGAAGGCGTTCCGTTTCATGGCGTCCGGCAAACATATTGGCAAGGTGGTGATCAAGGTACGTTTGGAGGAGGAACAGCAGGCGGCTCTCCCGCGACTTAGGCAAATTCAGGCCATACCGCGCTCCTACATGCACCCAGAGAAGAGCTACATCTTGGTGGGGGGACTTGGGGGATTCGGTCTGGAGCTGGCCAACTGGCTAGTTTCCAGAGGAGCCCGCTTTCTGGTTCTGAGCTCTCGCTCTGGGGTGAAGAGCGGCTACCAGGCCCTGATGATTCGTCGCTGGCACGACCGTGGAGTCCAGGTTCAGATCGATACCAACGATGTGACCACCGCTGTCGGCTGTCAGAGACTCCTAGAGGTTAGTAATAAGTTGGCCCTGGTTGGAGGCATCTTCAACCTGGCGGCAGTGCTACGGGATGGACTGATCGAAGATCAAAGCCCGAAGAACTTTGAAAAGGTAAGTGCACCGAAGCTAATGGCCACCATACACCTGGACAAGATCTCCCGGGAAATTTGTCCTGCACTGGAGTACTTCGTGTGCTTCTCCAGCTTGTCCTGCGGCAGGGGAAACATGGGACAGACCAACTACGGACTGGCGAACTCCACGATGGAAAGGATCTGCGAGCAGCGGCAGGAATATGGTTATCCGGGCACAGCGATTCAATGGGGAGCCATTGGGGACACCGGACTGATCATCGAGCACATGGGCAACAACGAAACAGTTGTGGGTGGTACTCTGCCGCAGCGGATGAACAGCTGTCTGGAGACCCTGGACCTGTTCCTGCAGCAGCCCCATCCCGTCATGGCCTCCATGGTGGTGGCAGAGAAGCGCAAGACGGAGCAGGCCAACCGCCTGAGCTTGATAGCCACGATCGCGAATATCATGGGACTTAGGGATGTGAAGAGTGTTTCCGACAAGACCACCCTCTTCGACCTGGGCATGGACTCGCTGATGAGCACAGAGATCAAGCAGACGCTGGAGCGTCACTTTGACTTGGTGCTGAGCGCCCAGGAGATCCGCCAGCTGACCTTTAGCGCCCTGCGCCAGATAGACGCCCAGGAACCGCCCTCCGCTTCAGTCTCATCGCCCTCAGCCTCTTCCAACCTATCCAGGATTAAGGAGGAGGCTTGTGTGGAGGTTCAGCCCCAGAGCGATGAGACGCGCAAGGTATTCGCCAAGGAAGTATTACCCCAGGAGGTGATGGTGCGCCTTCGGTCAAAGGCGCCCGTGGCCAGCGAGGATCCAGCTGTTTTCTTCCTGGCTCCCATCGAGGGATTCACAATAGCCGTGGAGGCGCTGGCCGCCTCGCTCACCTGCCCCGCCTACGGGCTGCAGTGCACCGAGCAAGTGCCCCTAGACTCCATTGAGGCCTGTGCCGCCTACTATCTTCGCCAGATCCAGAAGCTCCAGCCCCTCGGACCCTACCACATCGTGGGCTACTCCTACGGCTGCCTGCTCGCCCACGCCATTGCTGTGGCGCTGGAGCAGCGCCGCTTCGGGGTCAAGGTCATCATGCTGGACGGAGCGCCCACCATGGCCAGCGGTTATGTCCAGGAGGCCAAGAAGCAGACGGACGACCTCAACCGGCAGCAGTCCATGACGTTGGCCTACTTTGGTGCTCTGCTCGCCGACGTGGACTACAACCAG CTCCTGCAACTCCTCGATGGAGTCCAGTCATGGCCCTCCAAGCTCGACAAGCTAGCAGACACTCTGGCTGGTTACACGCAGCAAACCAGAGAAGTG ATCAAGAAGGCCGCCTGcatgttcaaacagaagcTCCTACTTTCTGAGAGCTACAAGGGCGCCAAGCAGCTCCACAGCGACGTGGTCTTGATCAAGTCGGCCGAGCACAATGCGATTATGGCCCAGGACTATGGCCTCAAGGAG ATTTGCAGTGCCCAGATCGACATGCATGTGGTGGAGGGCACACACAGGACCTTCCTCAAGGAGCCGCACACTCTGCAGATCATCGAGCGCGTCCTGCGGAAGCGTCCCTAG